In the Chromobacterium sp. ATCC 53434 genome, GTCCGGCGAACAGCGCGGTCTTCATATGGCCGCGGTCTTCGCGCCCCGGCTTGCCGGACACATAGATGTTCCAGCCGGAGAAGCCCATGCACATCACACCCACCAGTTGCAGGCCCATCGCCAGCACGTCCTTGAAGGTGGTGATCAGGTCCTTTGCCTGGTTGGCGGTGTCGGTCAGGCTCTTGCCCGAGCTGTTGATGGCGGCGGTCGCCGAGCCGCCGGCGCCGCTGGCCGCCAGGGCCGCCTCGGCGGCGAACAGCGCCAGCATGCCCACCATCAGCATCATTCCGCGATTCTTGCTTTTGAACATCGTTCCACTCCCTGATTTTTTTTAAAGACAGACAGATTCAGGACATGCCCGGAAAGGTATTTCTGACCAGATCCCAGACATCTTCCATGTAATAAAGAAATATCCCCGACAGAAACAGCACGAAGATCTTCCAGCCGTCGCCGGCCTGGGTGAAGCGGGCGTCGCCGCTCTTGTACATCGTCCACCCCGCCCGCCCCATCGCCGCCAGGCCGAGCAACTGGCTGAGCGCGTACACCGCTTGCCGTATCGCATTGCCGGCGGTCATCGCATCGCCGGACAACAAAGTCTGGTCAAACATCACGACCCTCCCGCAAACGCATCGTCCAGAAACAGCACGCCCACCAGTTCGCTCCTGTTCAGAATCACCTCCGATTTGTTGAACCGCGCGGCGCCGGCCGCCGCCACCTGGGAAACCGCCTCCACCGTCTTGCCCAGCGCGAACTTGGCCGGCTGGTCTATCCTGGGCACCGTGGTGACGGCGCCGCCGTTGACCACCGTGGTCTCGCCGCCGCTGGTCAGCGCGGTGGCGTAGCTGCCGAGGAAGGCGCCGGCCGCTATCATGCCGAAGCGGTCCAGATAGTGGCCCTTGACCGCGCTGGCCACCGCCTGCGAATTGGTCTGTTTGTCCACCAGCACCGCGTCGACCGGCACCACCCGGCCATCGGCCAGCCGCATCTTGCTCAGTTTCACCACCAGCGCGTCGTAGCCCTCGCTATAGGTGCCGAACAGCTGGGCATCGCGCTTGCCGCCGTCCTCGACGATGCGGACCATCACCGTCGTGCCCTGTTGGTAGGACGAGGTTTCGTTCAGCGTCACCGCCGCGACCCGCTCGCCCATGAAGGCGATCCGGCTGCCCTTGTACTGGCCGCGCCCGCCGTCACCGCCGCCCCCGTCCGAGCCGCGCAAGGCCACCGGCGGGGCCGCGCCGGCGCCATACCAGTTGATCAGCTTTCGATCCTGCGCCGGCGCGTCGCCGCGGCCGTCCAGCCGCTGGAATTTCTGCAGCCAGGCGCCCTGTTTCTGCACCGAGGCGGCGTCCAGCGCCGACGCCAGCGCGCCGCCCTGCGGCACCGGCGGCAGGCCGCCGCCCGAACCCTGCTGCGGCGATGCCGGATCGGGGCCGCGCTCGCTCAAGGCGCCGACCTCGGCGACATAGGCGCCGCCGCTGGCGATGGCGCTCTTCTCGCGCCCGGCCTGCTGCGTGTTCAGCAACGCGTCGGCGGTGCCGTACAACGCCGGCTGATTGTGATTGTCGGCCTGGGCCAGCGTACCGGCGTCCACCGTGCCGGTGTCCTTCATCTTCTCCGGCGTGCTGGCCAGCGCCATCTGATCCTGCGGCGCCTCCTTGGGCGCGGTGACCTTCTTGTAGATCAGCATCGCCGCGAAAAAGGCGATGGCCGCGACGCCGAACACCGCCAGCCGCTTCTTGCTGGCGTCGACGCCGGCGCCCTTGGGCTGCTTGCCGAAATCGACCATATCGGGTTTATTGCTCATAGTTGCCCCAACGGATCACGATCGCGCGGGCGCCGCCGCCCATGCCCGCCACCATCGACGACGGACGGTAGTCGAACTCGTAGGCGGAGCCGCCGTCGTCGTCCCGGGTGCTGGTCCGGAAATTACGCGGCGACAGCAAGGTCACGCCGGGCCTGACCTTGACGAAGACCCGGCTGTCCGACAGCCGGCGCCACACCTTGATCGCGTCGCCGCCGTTGTGCGACACCGTCTGCATCTCCTCGCCGACCGTCTCCTTCAGCACCGCCATCAGCGGGCCGGACAACGGCGACTGGTATTCGTCGCCGCGGTTCAGCGCGTCGCCGCCCATCCAGCTCAGCCTGAGGTCGGCGGCGAAGTCGGCCTTCTCGCCGCCCTTCGGATAGATGGACTTCACCCGCACGACAATGGGACGGAAGGAGCCGGCGGCGAACACCGTCAGCGAGGTGGTGCCGGAGCCGGAGGAATCGATGACGATCGCGTCCTTGCCCTCGCCGACCGAAGGGGTCGCCGCCGGCGCGCCGCCTCCGGCCAAGGCGGCGGCCTGCGGAATCGCGCCGCCGCCGTCGCCGGGGATCGGATGCACCGTCAGGAAAGACATGCCGGGCACGCTGCCCGATATTTTCAACGGCTGGCCGGCGACATCGGTCAGGCGCACCGTCAGCGGATAACCGACCGCCACCGTCAGATCGACGGTACGGCCCGGCCGCACCGGTATCGTCCGCTGCTCGCCGGACACCGACGGCGAATCCTTCAGCCGCTCCACCTTGTCCACCTGGCGGCGGTACATGCGGATCTGGCCCGGATCGAACGGCACCGCCTCCTTCATCACCGAGCCGAACACCGGATCGGCTTCCATCGCCCGCTGCAAGGGATCGCGG is a window encoding:
- a CDS encoding DotH/IcmK family type IV secretion protein, producing the protein MKTGMAAGLLLAGAWLTAAAAGQAGGQFYTESAGDPRLAMQSAAPQAAIRAPARDPLQRAMEADPVFGSVMKEAVPFDPGQIRMYRRQVDKVERLKDSPSVSGEQRTIPVRPGRTVDLTVAVGYPLTVRLTDVAGQPLKISGSVPGMSFLTVHPIPGDGGGAIPQAAALAGGGAPAATPSVGEGKDAIVIDSSGSGTTSLTVFAAGSFRPIVVRVKSIYPKGGEKADFAADLRLSWMGGDALNRGDEYQSPLSGPLMAVLKETVGEEMQTVSHNGGDAIKVWRRLSDSRVFVKVRPGVTLLSPRNFRTSTRDDDGGSAYEFDYRPSSMVAGMGGGARAIVIRWGNYEQ